Genomic segment of Salminus brasiliensis chromosome 16, fSalBra1.hap2, whole genome shotgun sequence:
tgtctgtctatctatctatctgtctgtctgtctgtctatctatctatctatctgtctgtctgtctgtctgtctgtctatctatctatctatctatctatatatctgtctgtctgtctgtctatctatctatctatctatctatctatctatctgtctgtctgtctgtctgtctatctatttgtctgtctgtctgtctatctgtctgtctatctgtctgtctgtctgtctatctatctatctatctatctgtctgtatgtctgtctgtctatccatctgtctgtctatctgtctgtctgtctgtctatctatctatctgtctatctatctatctatctatctatctatctacctgtctgtctgtctgtctgtctatctatctatctgtatgtctctATCTAGCTATtcgtctgtctgactgtctatcgatctatctatccatctttccatctttaAGCAGATCATTCTGTAGACTCTTTGACATTATTAAACCTGAAGTAAATTCTACAGTTGcctcatattttacatatatataatcacaATTTCATGTGAGCGTGGGTTCTGCAGTTGTTTGATTTCTGTTGTTCATCAATCTTCCCACGTTCTACCTCCAGCTGGCACTGAGGGGAGTCAAAGTGACCCAAAAGAGGAATCTCCCAAGGACAGTTTGGGATACCCTCCACAGTCCAGTGCTGTGGTCCTGGAGAAACTGCCAAACCACTTTTTCAGAGATACTCTTGTGCTCTTAGTGGAGAACATCAGTAGTCTTTCTGAAGAGAAGTTTTCCTTGGAGTTAATAACAGAATCAAGCAGTGCTGTCGTGACCTTTAATGACCCCAGCGGTAAGTCCTTAACAAGTAATGTGTGGAGTAAAATTGCTGTTGTAACTACCTCTATATGATTCTTCTGCAAGTACGACTGATcctgactgttttttttcaaaAGCACCTTCTGTATACAAGGCATTGCTCTAAACACTCTCTATACCAGTAAAAAATGAACTTAACACAATTGTCTTTCTACAGTTTCTGAGAAGTTCCTTATGGCGAGCAGAAGCAATAAAAAATTCCTGCAGTTTGGTCTTGTGGGTCGAACTCTGGAAAAAAGTACAAGTGCTAAAGTGGAAAATTTGTCTGACCATGTCTCCAAAGACCTGATCGACGTATACTTTGAAAATTGTGGTGGAGAGGTGGAGGATATCACCATGATTCCAGAGGAGCAAGCTGCCATTGTCACGTTTCATAGTTATGAAGGTAAATGATTGGTGCATTTAGGTTAAAATTACACCAGAAGTTTCACCACGTTGTATTTAATTTACCTAGATTATGACATAAATGTCTACCATCACTGTTTTCAGGCGTTGAGAAAATTCTTGGGAAAGAACACCTTATTGGCGAGACTCCAGTCAATGTATACCCATATGTCAAGTCTTTGGGTACAGCCTTGTATGGCAAAGACAGACCAACATGGAGTCTTCCCAAACCTTTCACAGAGCAGATCCATCCTGCTATCAGAGACTTCCTCCAGAAGAATGGACTAATAGCTTCCATCTGTAATGAGATGAGCTCCTATTTCTGTGAAGTAAACATGGACAAAGCTGAAGTCCAGCTCAGCCCTCTTCCTACACTCCTAAAGCAGAAAGGTATAACCAAGAGGAACATAGACAGCTGGAGGCAACAAGCCACAGATGGATTTAGAACCATTCTCTCCAAGTATGCTGTTTTTGAGCATGCAGTGTTGCCTTCTATGTGGGCGACATTAGAGAAAGACATCAGATCCGTAGTGAAAAACAAAGCTTTCATGAAGATGGATGGTGGATACCTGACACTGGCAGGAATGGCTCGAGACATTAACCTGCTAAAGCAGATTTTGGAAGATTTGTTCAAGACAACATCAAGTCAAATGGAACGGGACAAGAACAGTTCCTCAGACAGCGTGGAGATGCCCTCTGCCATGTTCTCTTTGCTTCTCCAGGAAGGATTGCTACGCAATGCTATGGCCAAATACCCAAAGCTGAAACTCGAACACAGAAAAGACAATCAGTTAACATTGCAGGGTCTTCCTATGGAGATTCTTGACATAAAAAATTGGATCCTTGAGAAGAAATTTAGCATGAAACAGAAGTCTCTGAAAATGGACCATTCATTGCTGGAGTTCCTGAGATCAGTGGACTGTGAGGAGATGTCGGGAGATCTGTTCACATCCAAAGGAATTAGTGCTGTCTACAAAGTTACAAATGGAGATGTTGTGTTGACAGGAAGCACAGACTCGACTCTGGCTGAGGCAGAAAGTAGGCTTCAAACGATGCTTACATCCAGGACCCTCCCTTTGGAGGACCTAGGTGTGCTCGAAAAGCCTGAATGGCGTTCTCTCCGAAACCAACTGTGTGACACATACAACTCATCCAGGAAGAAAAGTGTGGTTATCACACCCGCAAGAAACAAGGACACACTTGTAGTTTCTGGCTTTAAGGATCCAGTCTCGGAAGTCAGCAAGAACTTGGAGAACTTCATTCATAAACACTCAAAGATCGAAGAGGTCATTCGTGTCAAGTCCTGTGCTGTGGTGAAATTCATAAACGATAAAAAGTGTGAGGCCTGGGCGAAATTTGTAAAGCCCAACGAGGTAAAAGTACTCTTCGATCCAAGAAGACCCTTGATCCGACTGTCTGGAGAACGTGTTCATGTCCAACCAGCCATGGAGAATTTTCAGGAAATTGCAGAATCTCTCCACATTGATAGAATGACAATAAACAAGGCAGGTGCTAAGAAGTACTTCCAGGAACAGAAAGCCATGTTTCTGTTAATGATAAAGGAACACAGATTTGTGGTCGTTCTCGAGGAAGGTCACATGCTagaagatgatgaagaggatgaagatgattatGACGGTGACAGACTGGAGGAGTTTGGACAGCTGTCCTGTAAGGTCCAGATGTCTGGAGTTACCATCACAGTCAGAAGAGCTGATATCTGTCAGTTTAGGGTAGATGCTGTGGTCAATGCTGCCAACGAAGACTTGAAGCACATTGGCGGTGTGGCTTTGGCTCTCCTGAATACTGCTGGACCAGGTTTACAAGAGGACAGTGACCGATATGTAGCTGCGAAAGGAAGGGTGCCACCTGGGCATGCCGTCACTACTGGAGCAGGACGTCTTCCATGCAAATATGTGGTACATGCTGTAGGTCCTCGCTACTTGGACACAGACAGGTTTACAGCAGTGAAGAGGCTGAGGCAGGCTGTGAGGGAAAGTTTGAATCAAGCTGTGGAAAACAAGTGCTCCTCCATTGCAGTTCCAGCCATCAGCTCAGGAATATTTGGCTTTCCTCTTGAACTGTGCACTGAGACCATTTCCAAGGAACTCCACGCTTTCGTTGAAGACCAGGGCCGTCAAGGAGGGAGGAACGTGTTGACTGAGATTCATCTGGTGGACAATAATGCCAGCACTGTGAATGCCATGGCTCAGGCTATTAGGAAGGAATTTGCAGACTTCAACCCCAAGATGACTTTTCCACAGCAAATGAGATCTTATCGTGGGAGGAATTATCGCGGACGTGGCTATCAAGTTCAGGGACATCGCAACCAAGGTGCTTATGGACATGAAAGTGCCGGATCATGGAGTAATGAACCCCGGTTTAACAAAGGAAATAAATCCGCAGGGGTTGAAACCTCAGAAAGGCAAAGGAGACAGATCCCAAACCAGTCATCCAGAACGCAATCTGACAACTCGGATGCATCAGGGTCTCTTGAAACTCAGTCCACACAAGAAGGACTGAGAATCATTCTGAAAAAAGGGAATATCCAGGATGCAACTGTAAGTGAGCAGTTTGTTTCCACTTaaagaaatcaatgttttttttatttcaaaaagcaaaaacagaCATTAACAGTTATCTGTACCATTCACTCCACAGTCTGATGTCATTGTCAATACCATCGCGGAAAACGTGGATCTCAGCACAGGCGCCGTCTCCAAAGCACTCCTAGAGGCAGCTGGTCCTCGACTCCAGTCAGAAGCTAGTTCTTATTTGGATTCCTTTGGATCATCTAAGCTAAATTATGGAGACATAGTGGTCACTGATGGATATAACCTTAAATGCCAGAAGGTCTTCCATACAGTTTGTCCGTATtggagtggtggagctgggTCGGAAGCTGAGGTGATTCTGAGAGTTTTGTGACTCTGCTTAGCCCATACTTGCAAACAGTGTTCAATGCTATGTGTATCTTTATGCATGATATTAATATGCAGGATGTATTTCGTATTCCAACAGACACTGAAACAGATAATTAGAGAATGCCTTAAAAAGGCAGAACACCAGAAAAAGGCTTCGGTGTCCTTTCCAGCAGTTGGTACAGGGAACCTTCACTTTCCCAAAGAACTGGTGTCCAGAATTCTGCTAAGAGAGATTCATGACTTCAGTGCCAGAGTCACTCCTCAGTACCTTCAAGAAGTGACTGTGGTTGTTCACCCTTCAGACAACGAGACTGTACAGGTACTGGAATGAGGAGCTCTTTACATGTTGGGTGTTTGGGGAAAGCTTCTGGCTTCTTGTAATCGTTTCTGTTTCTGCCCTTCAGTGTTTCACAAAGAGCTTCAGAGGTGGGAAGCCAGGTCCCATCACTAAAAGTGCAGCGGCCTTTCCGCAACCATCACCTAAAAAATCACCTGTTGCCAAGTCCTCACAGTCTCCGGGTGAGTGTCTAGCATATGGTTTACCTATTGCAGATGTTAGCATGTTTGTTTAAAGCGAAATTTGGTGAATGTCACTTTCCCCAAACTGCATGTCTGAGGGTGTTTTTACGTTCTGTTGTTACGTTTTGTTGTTCTGGTCTGAATCGGTGAAAGGCACTGGATACAATTCTGGGGAATGACTTCAGAAGCTTCAAAGATTTTAGGCTTTAAAGAAGCTAATTTCAGACACGACCAATGCTGTATagccccttaaacagcctatgcctgttattacaaacttctgttaccaaagaattgcaccaccagtttgtacagaagtccctgtagttactgactaaTTCACCCTCGCtacgttaaggggttaagtgaTTACTTTCGCCTGACTGTCCCGTTAGTTTTTTATTCTAATGAACTAAAAGTGATGACATGCagaaataacacaaaaaaaaaacagtacaatcATGACTAAAGTGATCCTTATGTGATACACCAGGACTCTTTGGCGTGGTTTCCACTCCTACCCTTGGGGTGCACAGAGTGCAGGTGGGGCATGTGGCTCTGGAGGTGTCGTCTGGTGACATCACCAAAGAGAAAAGTGACGCCATTGTAAACTCCTCAAATGTGTCATTCTCTTTAAGAGCAGGTAAGCATGTTTCGGTATACAGGGTTCTACTTTCATATGAAAGTCGCTAATATGGGATAGGACAGTTAGATGTGTCCTGATGGAGCATATGATTGCAAAAAGTGATTCTGTTATGAGCGTTTTAGGACTGTTTTACTGATAAACCCTAAGGACTGACTCATAAACCACCAgtatatataatacagtatatataattgATAGAATTGACCGTTAGCAAGGATATTTTGTCTATATGCATTCTTGGAGGTTGGCGGTGTTGCTGGCATGATGTGGAGAAACATAATTCTCCTACAAGCAACATTTTATCTGACCTGTATTCATCTAGGAGTCTCCAAGGCCATTTTAGATGCTGCTGGGAAAACAGTGGAACTGGAATGTGCACAGATTGGTCTGTAAACCCTTTGAATTTACACATGAAATTCGTTTCCGTAAGCCAGCATTTAGTGTTCCGATGATTTACGagcctctgtttgtgtgtttgttctctCCTCAGTCAAACAACAAAGTCTTCAGCAAAAAGAAGCGATAGTGACCTCTGGAGGACAGCTCCCATGCAATCACATAATCCACATCGTAGGCCGGAACAATGCTGCAGACATCAAGGATGTGGTTTACTCTGTCTTAAAGTTGTGCGAGGCAATGAAGTACTCTTCTGTTGCCTTTCCAGCACTTGGCACAGGTACAGTACAGAAGTCCTGATCATCTCACTGAAGTACTGGAGGTACAGGTACGGCTGCCTAGAAAAAAGTATGTGATCTTGGTGTCTCAATCTCGATTAGGCCAAGGAGGGGCAAGTCCTTCTGTCGTCGCCGATGCCATGATTGACGCCGTCATCGAGTttgtgaagaagaaaaaaggacaGCATGTACAAAGTGTGAAGTTTCTGATATTCCAGGCGCCCATGGTGTCGGATTTCTATCAGAGCATGCTGAAGAGGCAGCAGGAGGGTGTGGAGGAGGAGCCCGGAGTGCTCGGCTGGATAAAAGGTTGGTGGACATTACAACTCAAAAGATCCATTCATATATTGTGTTGAAGGACAAGGCGTGTAAGTTCAcagggctcagagtggtcctAGTGGTAGTAATCAGGGAAGTTGACATGAACGAAGATTGGCCTTTCTAACTGACTAATTTTTGGGATAAATCATGAAAAAAAGCTTAAATTTTTATACTCACCTTATTCTCCTTTTCATTTtatcaaacacaaaaaagaaaaatttgaCGCCATGACCAACTACATAACGGGCAGCCACAGTCCAGAATCTCCTGCACATGACGAATTTGAGATGGTGGGAGAAGAGTTTGAGCCGGCTGTGTTTCAGCTGTGTGGAGAGAGCCAGCAGGACCTGAAAGAAGCCCGGGAACTGATCAACAGCTTAATTGTGAGGGAGCATACAAGTTTATGCTTCCGGGACTCGGCCATCAACCAATTCACCAAGGAGGACGGGGAGGTGCTGACTAACCTGCAGAGGGAGCTCGCGGTCAGCATCCAGCTGAAGAAGAGTGGCCCGGAGCCGGTCATCACCGTGGAGGGCCTGACTCGAGACTTGGTGAAGGTGGAGAGCACCATCCGGGACATGATCCGCAAAGTGGAGAAGAACGAGTCTCGCAAACGTGAGGCCTTCATGGTCAGCAGCCTGGTCGAGTGGCAATATCTGGACAGTGCCAAGAACAAGCTCATGCCTTTCGATTATTTCACCAACTATGACTTGGAGGAAGCCTTCGGACAAAAACTGCCTCGCATAAAGATCAAGATCAACGGCGAGACATATGAGGTCGATTTAGGCCGAAAAATCGCTgttggagaaagaaaaaagcagGTGGAGCTGAAGAGGGTTGACCGGAGAGGTAAGATTCTCTACACAGCTAAAATCAGTCATTTCTGCTGGGTGTTTCAGTTGTCCTGTGCAATGACCTTCTCCTGTCCACTTCTTTTATGACTTTTTGTAGACAATACCTCTGTCCCACTGCCCAGTCACTGGGAGGACATGAAGGGAACCTTTATTAAGCGGGTCCAAATTCAACAAGGCTCCCAGGAATACATGGAGGTGGAGAAGGAGTTCAGGAGAACTGGACTGAACAATAACATCCTTAACGTAAGATTGCAAAGGAGCTTGATTTGCATCATGCTAACAACTTCCATGCTTAGCCACCTGTCCACCTGCTTCCTTTATTCCCACAGCATCTCTCCAAGCCTGTCTCCAAAGAAACCCTAACATTGCCAGGGAACCTCCTGATCCTGAAGAAATTACCATAGTTTCCTTCATTCCACACTAAACAGAGCAGTGCCTAGACTGACGGAAATGGaagcattagcgttagcattaggTGTGCAACTGCTCACTGTCTCAAATGTGAAAACCCACAGATGTGCTTTGGTAAGCTGAATCTACAAGCTAAACACAGGTGGACATCTAAGTGGGAAGAGAGGTTTCGGAGgaggaacatctaaacatctaACGCTAAATCTCACTATGACTAATAATCTTTACCTTGTTTACGAGTCTAGGGCAAAGTCTTTGCCACGCTCCACCACTCCTATCTCATATCACTTTTTAGAGGCTGGGCCTTGCTTCCTACCACagagcagaagccacctgagcTCCAGTCCAAAGTTCTCTGAGTTCTCTGACTGTGTCCTCTCAAATCATCATGGTCTGAACTAGAGTGTAGTTTTGTGTCTAGGCAGTGGTGTTGCTCGCTAATATTGCTAAAGATAACAGCCAcagcattaaaaccactgacagatcAAATCCAGAACATTGATCCattgatgttctagacgactgggtcataACATCTCCAAAtcagcagtggtcagtaccaactGAAAGTACCCTGAGGACAACCGGTGAAGGGGCAATCAAGTCTCACTGACGCTCATGGAAGGCCCACTTCTTTAAGGGCTGATTCTACTACAGCAGGGATATGATCCAAAATatgctaaatggacaaaagtattgggacacttgcttatacactgtttcttctgaaatcaagactattaaaagagctgatcctgcttttgttggagtgactgtctctactgtccagagaagaaggctttctactacatttccgaacattgctgtgaggatttgatagcgaCAAGTGCGTTCTtgtcctcaactccccaactcatcccagccAAAGGTTccaatccatcattccagagaacatagttccactgctccgcagctcaatgctCAATGGTTTATCAAGCTGGGAGCCCTGTTTTATTGGCAGTAATAAAGGGGCTAGACAAGCAGTGAGTGTGCatcctctgcatctgacccacgcaaactattcaccatcttctcctctctcctcaaccctcctactcccccacctcccactaccctgtctgcagacgattttgtctccttctttgaagaaaaggttgacaagatccgccgatccttcccccctgcctctacccccctctccagacactgccctcctcctccctcttctctgacttgcttctctcctctttccacagatgacctcctacatcttctcacctccaataatcctaccacctgtccactagaccctattccatcccctctgttccaaacaatcgctccaaacctcctccccttcatctcctctatcataaacagctctttgtcatcaggtcaggtaccatcggccttcaagtctgccagagtcgtgcccatcctaaagaaaccaactctagacagcttggacatcggcaactacagacctatctctcttctctctttcctctcaaagattctcgaacgttccgtctacaaccaactgtctctctttctcactctgaacaatcttcaggacccccaccagtctggcttcaaagctgcacactctactgaaactgctctcattgcagttacagagaagctccatgcagctaaagctgccagactgtcctcggttctgatccttcttgacctctccgcagcttttgacacagtggaccacaagatcctcctgtctatccttgccggtcttggaattaccggctctgcat
This window contains:
- the LOC140536493 gene encoding protein mono-ADP-ribosyltransferase PARP14-like, producing MEKYPYPLTVEGPWRPPSTKNLKSKLQIYFQSRRKSQGGDCEVKISDQSGVVTVLFKSEEIRDQVLAKRDHSITVENQVVKLTVFKPGEDQTEETSGAVGTESDVAASFQHQAGTEGSQSDPKEESPKDSLGYPPQSSAVVLEKLPNHFFRDTLVLLVENISSLSEEKFSLELITESSSAVVTFNDPSVSEKFLMASRSNKKFLQFGLVGRTLEKSTSAKVENLSDHVSKDLIDVYFENCGGEVEDITMIPEEQAAIVTFHSYEGVEKILGKEHLIGETPVNVYPYVKSLGTALYGKDRPTWSLPKPFTEQIHPAIRDFLQKNGLIASICNEMSSYFCEVNMDKAEVQLSPLPTLLKQKGITKRNIDSWRQQATDGFRTILSKYAVFEHAVLPSMWATLEKDIRSVVKNKAFMKMDGGYLTLAGMARDINLLKQILEDLFKTTSSQMERDKNSSSDSVEMPSAMFSLLLQEGLLRNAMAKYPKLKLEHRKDNQLTLQGLPMEILDIKNWILEKKFSMKQKSLKMDHSLLEFLRSVDCEEMSGDLFTSKGISAVYKVTNGDVVLTGSTDSTLAEAESRLQTMLTSRTLPLEDLGVLEKPEWRSLRNQLCDTYNSSRKKSVVITPARNKDTLVVSGFKDPVSEVSKNLENFIHKHSKIEEVIRVKSCAVVKFINDKKCEAWAKFVKPNEVKVLFDPRRPLIRLSGERVHVQPAMENFQEIAESLHIDRMTINKAGAKKYFQEQKAMFLLMIKEHRFVVVLEEGHMLEDDEEDEDDYDGDRLEEFGQLSCKVQMSGVTITVRRADICQFRVDAVVNAANEDLKHIGGVALALLNTAGPGLQEDSDRYVAAKGRVPPGHAVTTGAGRLPCKYVVHAVGPRYLDTDRFTAVKRLRQAVRESLNQAVENKCSSIAVPAISSGIFGFPLELCTETISKELHAFVEDQGRQGGRNVLTEIHLVDNNASTVNAMAQAIRKEFADFNPKMTFPQQMRSYRGRNYRGRGYQVQGHRNQGAYGHESAGSWSNEPRFNKGNKSAGVETSERQRRQIPNQSSRTQSDNSDASGSLETQSTQEGLRIILKKGNIQDATSDVIVNTIAENVDLSTGAVSKALLEAAGPRLQSEASSYLDSFGSSKLNYGDIVVTDGYNLKCQKVFHTVCPYWSGGAGSEAETLKQIIRECLKKAEHQKKASVSFPAVGTGNLHFPKELVSRILLREIHDFSARVTPQYLQEVTVVVHPSDNETVQCFTKSFRGGKPGPITKSAAAFPQPSPKKSPVAKSSQSPGLFGVVSTPTLGVHRVQVGHVALEVSSGDITKEKSDAIVNSSNVSFSLRAGVSKAILDAAGKTVELECAQIVKQQSLQQKEAIVTSGGQLPCNHIIHIVGRNNAADIKDVVYSVLKLCEAMKYSSVAFPALGTGQGGASPSVVADAMIDAVIEFVKKKKGQHVQSVKFLIFQAPMVSDFYQSMLKRQQEGVEEEPGVLGWIKEKFDAMTNYITGSHSPESPAHDEFEMVGEEFEPAVFQLCGESQQDLKEARELINSLIVREHTSLCFRDSAINQFTKEDGEVLTNLQRELAVSIQLKKSGPEPVITVEGLTRDLVKVESTIRDMIRKVEKNESRKREAFMVSSLVEWQYLDSAKNKLMPFDYFTNYDLEEAFGQKLPRIKIKINGETYEVDLGRKIAVGERKKQVELKRVDRRDNTSVPLPSHWEDMKGTFIKRVQIQQGSQEYMEVEKEFRRTGLNNNILNIERVQNSTLWRNYMIQKNHLDEKNKHQNNEKKLFHGTDADNIDKIDKRGFNRSYAGMHGAMYGNGAYFAVDPSYSAQGYSRPDHLGHKRMYLAKVLVGDYTSGKHGLLSPPAKSSNGTDLYDSVTDNQQNPTMFVIFHDVQAYPEYLITFQ